A genomic region of Candidatus Bathyarchaeia archaeon contains the following coding sequences:
- a CDS encoding DUF5752 family protein, producing the protein MGEVMVVDMDTALKILRRVPDNNGFFFFTGLGQYIGVYATSLADFCQKLKTVDLKSVEFHSKRGDFENWIRTTIGDAYLANEVKKVERNFNREQLRAMLIRVVEARVNELRKILATNETSIRRM; encoded by the coding sequence ATGGGTGAGGTTATGGTTGTTGATATGGATACCGCCTTGAAGATTCTTAGGCGTGTTCCCGACAATAATGGTTTCTTCTTCTTTACGGGCCTAGGCCAGTATATTGGAGTTTATGCTACTAGCCTGGCTGACTTCTGCCAAAAACTTAAAACAGTAGATTTAAAATCTGTGGAGTTTCACTCTAAACGCGGGGACTTTGAAAATTGGATCAGGACAACTATAGGGGACGCTTACCTAGCAAATGAAGTTAAAAAAGTTGAAAGAAACTTCAACAGGGAGCAACTTAGAGCAATGCTAATCCGAGTCGTGGAAGCACGCGTAAACGAGCTTAGAAAAATCTTAGCCACGAATGAAACAAGCATCAGAAG
- a CDS encoding DNA primase, with protein sequence MSQYYFPSGMRPATLEERLRFYKEEFRLDKVAEWFKGRKDVVRFAVIIGRHTKIYPKEYAEDASTTIIIDEYKSLEDVKGWIIEFIPEAVYYDRNVYDEKGDIVGQELAFDIDPENITCPIHGSLDDKMRRNQGLSFCELEFQMVKDETLRLYEYLGRRFSRVKIVYSGRGFHIHVFDDDAYKLGVTEREALARDVKARGFHIDTWVTTGDMRLIRLPYSLNGLVSRIVIPLDKSEMQSFDPSNDRRCVPKFLDIQLKS encoded by the coding sequence ATGAGTCAATACTATTTCCCAAGTGGGATGAGGCCTGCTACGCTGGAAGAGAGATTAAGATTTTACAAGGAAGAGTTCAGGCTCGACAAGGTTGCGGAATGGTTTAAAGGCAGAAAAGATGTTGTGCGCTTTGCCGTAATTATTGGTAGACATACAAAGATCTATCCAAAAGAATACGCGGAAGACGCCTCCACAACAATAATTATAGACGAATACAAAAGCTTGGAAGATGTGAAAGGTTGGATAATAGAGTTTATCCCAGAAGCAGTATACTATGACAGGAACGTTTACGATGAAAAAGGGGATATAGTTGGGCAAGAACTTGCCTTTGACATCGATCCGGAAAACATCACCTGCCCGATACATGGAAGCCTTGATGATAAGATGCGCAGGAATCAAGGGCTAAGTTTCTGCGAACTTGAATTTCAGATGGTGAAAGATGAAACATTAAGGCTTTATGAGTATTTAGGGAGGCGGTTTTCTCGCGTAAAAATAGTCTATTCTGGCAGAGGTTTTCATATACATGTTTTTGATGATGATGCTTATAAGTTAGGCGTTACTGAGCGTGAAGCCTTAGCAAGGGATGTCAAGGCAAGGGGCTTTCACATAGACACATGGGTTACCACTGGTGATATGCGATTAATTCGCCTTCCATATAGCTTGAACGGCTTAGTATCTAGGATTGTGATTCCACTAGATAAAAGTGAGATGCAATCATTTGACCCAAGCAACGATCGAAGGTGTGTACCGAAATTTCTTGATATTCAGCTTAAAAGCTAG
- a CDS encoding DUF488 family protein, which yields MIRIKRVYDQPSEEDGYRILVDRIWPREVSKEKAKVDLWLREIAPSNKLRKWFRHDPTRWEEFKEKYVEELKSKEDLLRKIKQIERDRGTITLLYAAKDTERNNAIILKNVVKNTLNRPAFEI from the coding sequence TTGATAAGGATTAAAAGGGTTTACGATCAACCATCTGAAGAGGATGGGTACCGAATTCTGGTTGACAGGATCTGGCCGAGAGAAGTGTCAAAGGAAAAAGCTAAAGTCGACCTATGGTTAAGGGAAATTGCGCCAAGCAATAAGCTGCGAAAATGGTTTCGCCATGATCCTACAAGATGGGAAGAATTCAAAGAAAAGTACGTGGAAGAGCTGAAAAGTAAAGAAGATTTGCTTCGTAAAATTAAACAGATTGAAAGGGATCGGGGAACTATTACGCTTCTCTATGCAGCAAAGGATACGGAGCGTAACAATGCAATTATCTTAAAGAACGTAGTCAAAAATACATTGAATAGGCCTGCGTTCGAAATATGA
- a CDS encoding mechanosensitive ion channel: protein MSVTVTEVIIIIISFWLVILLFIHHAKSFMITQIGVQATTIQQFLLGAIAVLVIFLGVLHTLGIPAESLLVGATIASITIGLIILTFVGNILSGVFVFTTRSFRVGDDVMVNNIPGKIVTMTPIVTKPEQRYDNRFRTAQ, encoded by the coding sequence TTGTCGGTAACAGTTACAGAGGTTATCATCATCATAATTAGCTTTTGGCTTGTAATCTTGCTCTTTATACACCATGCAAAATCATTTATGATCACACAAATAGGGGTCCAGGCCACTACAATTCAACAATTTTTACTTGGAGCCATAGCTGTCCTAGTGATATTTCTCGGTGTACTTCATACCCTCGGAATCCCAGCAGAAAGTCTACTAGTTGGCGCAACCATAGCCTCTATCACGATAGGCTTAATTATATTAACTTTTGTAGGCAACATTCTTTCAGGCGTATTTGTTTTTACAACCCGCAGTTTCAGAGTAGGCGACGATGTTATGGTGAACAACATTCCGGGCAAGATTGTAACAATGACGCCTATCGTCACAAAACCTGAACAGAGGTATGACAATCGATTCCGAACAGCGCAATAG
- a CDS encoding zinc-ribbon domain-containing protein, which yields MTLYCPKCGAQLPDDAIFCIKCGTRISASPMPQAPSTPVIASLEAKSLRCPHCGAPITPKFGEMVISCEYCGTAVILGSEGWRGIHKQTMLPLKLAEQDKVVAEIRSLMDRGLLHRHFYEGSRLEEMNLSFVPYWIVSVSARTSIIASDIAVQAGEIATTAALFGVMGSAMSGRRRGVGIAGPLLAGAMLGTMMGPSQACAKRAYQMDNNYNLAIVAVKAFNEYQPKSYQFNLHERMLFDVSKIPKGVKILNGDVGEEAAKYYAKTLADQLQSEKAHAQYHMIQQLHTDVDITETELLYAPIWFAQYDHKGNKIILVIDGNSGSVINSIGL from the coding sequence ATGACTTTGTATTGTCCTAAATGTGGTGCACAACTTCCAGATGATGCAATATTCTGTATCAAGTGTGGAACTAGAATTTCTGCTTCACCTATGCCGCAGGCTCCATCAACGCCTGTTATCGCCTCTTTAGAAGCTAAGTCGCTTAGATGCCCTCACTGCGGTGCTCCAATTACGCCGAAATTCGGTGAGATGGTCATAAGCTGTGAGTACTGCGGAACTGCCGTAATATTGGGAAGCGAAGGGTGGAGAGGCATACATAAACAGACAATGCTGCCGCTTAAGCTGGCAGAACAAGACAAGGTGGTTGCTGAAATTCGCAGCTTAATGGATAGGGGATTACTGCATAGACACTTTTACGAAGGATCAAGGCTGGAGGAAATGAACTTAAGCTTTGTTCCATATTGGATAGTCTCAGTTTCAGCAAGAACCTCGATAATAGCTAGCGACATAGCAGTTCAAGCTGGAGAAATTGCCACAACAGCAGCTCTTTTCGGCGTTATGGGATCAGCAATGAGTGGCAGAAGACGTGGAGTAGGCATAGCGGGCCCTCTTCTTGCAGGAGCAATGCTTGGCACCATGATGGGACCCAGCCAAGCATGTGCAAAAAGAGCCTATCAAATGGATAATAACTACAACTTGGCCATTGTAGCTGTCAAAGCATTTAACGAATATCAGCCAAAGAGCTATCAATTCAACTTGCATGAGAGAATGCTTTTTGATGTTTCCAAAATTCCAAAGGGAGTAAAAATCTTGAACGGAGATGTAGGCGAAGAGGCAGCAAAATACTATGCGAAAACTCTCGCAGACCAACTGCAATCAGAGAAGGCACATGCGCAGTATCATATGATCCAACAGCTTCATACAGATGTGGATATTACAGAAACTGAACTGCTTTATGCGCCAATATGGTTTGCCCAATACGACCATAAGGGCAATAAGATAATCCTCGTCATTGATGGCAACTCAGGCAGCGTAATCAACAGCATCGGACTATAA